One Halobacterium wangiae genomic window, CGCCCGCGAAGGTGTCGAGACGGATCGCCGCCACGTCCTCGTGGTCGAGGTTCTCCCGCTCGGTGAGTTCGATGATCCCCTCGACGGCCGACTGCGCGTACGTCTCGGCGACGTAGCGCTTGGTCATCGTGTCGAAGACGTGCTCGCAACCAGGGTCGAGGTCGACCTCGAACGCCCCGGAGACGACCTCCTTCCACCCCTTCTGGCCCTCGAAGAGGTCGACCGGCCCCTCCATCCCGTTGCGCGCGAGCAGCACCGAGTAGACGGCGTTGCGGGCCGCGTTCGCGCTCGCGATCCCCTTCCACTCGTTGATGCCGCCGGTCCGGGTGACGCGGAGAGCGTTGTGCGCGGTTCCCGCGATGCCGATGGCGTTCCGGAGCTGGTCGGAGGAGAGGTCGAGCACCGTCCCCGCGCCGGCCGCCGCCGAGATGACCGTGTGGGTCACGTGGTCGAACCCGCGGTCCCGCACGGGCGCGTTCCACGCGAGTTCGCCCTGGATCTCGTAGGCGACCGCGATGCCCTCGAGGAGTTCCTCACCCGACGCCTCGGCGACCTCCCCGCAGGCGACGACGCTCGCGATGTTGTCACTCGGGTGCGGCGTCTCCCCGGGCGCGAGGAAGGAGTCCATGAAGTCGAGGTAGCGCGTGAGCGCCGTGTTGTACATCGCCGCCTGCGCCGGCGGGACGGTCTCCTCGCGGCCCCAGAGCCGACACGGCCCGCCGTGCCCGAACTCGGTGACGGTCGCCCCGACGGCGTCCACCGGTTCGGCACCCATCGCCCCGACGCCGATGCCCAGCGAGTCGAGAACGCGCTTCTTCAACTCCTCGCGGACGTCCGACGACAGGGAGTCGTACGAGACGTCGCCGGCGAACTCGGCCAGTTCTGCTGTCGTCGTCATGTGTTCACGTATGCCGTGCACAGCGAAAGGTGTGGTGTCGAGTGGCACGGTAGGCACTCGTCGCGGCCAGTTTCGGAGGATGTCGGGGCGGGTTCGAACCGGAACCAGACGTGCTCGTTCACGTCGTTCGCTGCACGCGACTGGTAGGGTTCGAATCCTTTCGACACCGCACACCTTAGAACGACGCGAGTGACACGGCGGTCGCTCGCGGTCGTTGCGTCAGTAGAAGTGGGTCGGGGCGGATTTGAACCGCCGACAACCGCGCCTCCCTCCGGTCGGGCGGTTTGCGGTTCCAACTCGGTCGGCCCCATTCCGCGGGGCCTCCCTTCGCCCCGACCCATCAGGCTCCCTCCCCGCGCTGGTCGGTCGCCGGATAGGCGGGGCGTGGAACCTGCCGTGTGTGGACGAGCCAATAACCATGTCCAACCACGGAATGAACCCCGACGATATTGAACTGAGCCGGATGATTGAACGCTTCCTTAACGAGAGGGAGGACGAGAAAAGCGAAGCGACCATCTACAACAACCGGAGTCACCTCGCGGACTTCAACGATTGGTGTGCCGAAAATGAGTATACCGTCGTCGGAGACCTCGACCCGTTCGTGGTGCTTGACTACAAGAACCACGTCAAAGCCAGAGTCCAGAAAACGACGCTCCGGGGGTACGTCTCGACCATGCGGGAGTTCCTTCGGTTCTGTAACCGGATGGACGTGCTGGGCGAGAACATCGTGGAGGCATTGGAGTTCCCCCAGCTCGGTCCCGACGAGGGGGCGCGCGATACAATGTTGGACTTCGAGGCCATCAAGGAGATAGAGGCGTTCCTCGACCGCTTCGAGTACGGGCAGTTCCGGCACGTCGTGTTCGGGCTGCTCTGGCATACTGGGTGCCGAATGGGGGCGCTGCGGGCGCTCGATTTGGACGACTACGTGCCAGCGTCGGAAACCAAGAAGGGGGTTGCCCGACTCAAGTTCCATCACCGGCCAGAAGAAGGCACACCGCTGAAGAACCAAGGCGGCAGTGAGCGGACGGTGAACCTCAAGCCGAAGTTTGCCACGCTGATTGAAGGGTACATCGACTACCACCGCAATGACGTTCGTGACGACTACGGGCGCTTCCCGCTGGTTACGACGACCCACGGTCGGCCCGCGCTGTCAACGATTCAGGGCCAAGTCTACTCCCTGACTCGGCCCTGCGTCTACACCGGGTCGTGCCCGCACGGGCGGGAAGAAGCCGAGTGTGAGGCGACAGAGTACGATAAGGCCCCGAAGTGTCCATCGTCGGTCTCCCCGCACCCGCTTCGCCGAGGGTCAATCACGTACCACTTGAAGAACGAGGGATGGACGTACGAGGAGTGTTCCCTTCGGTTCAACGTCTCAGTAGAGACCCTGAAGCAGCACTACGACCAGACGACACAGGGAGATATTGCGGACGTGCTGGCGGATAGGCACTTCTCCTAACTGCCGGTGAAGTATGGTTTCGGACAGGCAAAAGACGGGCTGAACAGGGCCTGAGGCAAGGTCAACGCAGAATCGCGCATCGGAATCGGGTCAAAAAGAGCGAGAACGCGCGCCTGCTTCCTTTCGAGGCTTCCCAGACCTGTATTGCCCCTGAATACAGCAATATCCCTGTTGAAATCTTATTGGTTCGACAATACCCCTACTGAAAGAGCCGTTAGATAGGTGGGCGGACCTATAACTGACTGCGGTCAGTCACAACTTGAATTCAGGGTGAGACGGCTCGCTTTCATGAGTCCGGAGAGCATGAGGAACCAGCCTACGGAAGAGACGACGACGATTCGGATTATGTCTGGTCCATACCCACGTGTATCGAACGTATATCCTTCCAAGAAGAGAAGGAAGTCGCGGATGCCGTAGCCGACGAGTAAGGTCCCAACACCGAGAAGAACCCCATATACGACGAACAATCCTAAATTATCTATGACTAAACGGTCTTTCCCGGAGGGCATGTCGGTTCACTTGTTTTCCCTCTATACGCCTTTATTCTGTTGAGATAATCGGCACATCCTCTGTACTTAGCAACCCCCCAGAGTCTATTTGAAGTTGAGTGTTTCAACAGAGCCGACACATGAAAACCACCACACAACGGCGACCCGGACCCGCCGACCTGATGGATTCAAGGAGGGGAATCCAATTACGAGTATAAAAGAACGTACCGCTGTCTGGCGGTTTTGTCTACTTCAGAAGGCAGCGTTCGCCTGATGGGTCGGGGCGGATTTGAACCGCCGACCTGCTCCGTGTGAAGGAGCCGTCATAGCCTGACTAGACCACCGACCCGCAGACCAGAGTACCCGGGTGCGGCCATTAAGGCTTGCGTTTACTCCCGAGTTCCCGCCCCAGCCCGAGCGCCGAACACCGGCCGCTGGCGTCGTGCACCGATGGGTTTTTGTCTGTTTAGGCCAACCTAAAGCGCGTCGGCGGGCGTGCCGACCGTCCGCCCACGTCTGTCCCAGACACCGTCGGCAACCGCGTCCCTCACGGGACGAAGACATCACTCGTCCGCGCGCCGTCAGTACGACGGCGACTCCTCGCGGACACCCGCTTCCTTGTTCGCCAGCCGCGCGAACACGAACAGCGCGTCCGACAGGCGGTTCAGGTACGCGACGGCCGTCTCGTTGACGCCGTCCCCGTGGTCGGCGAACGCGACCGCGCGGCGCTCCGCGCGACGGCAGACCGCCCGCGCCTGGTGGAGTTTCGCGCCCGACTCGCTGCCGCCGGGGAGGATGAACGACTGCAGCGGGTCGAGTCGCTCCTCGCAGGCGTCGATCCACTCCTCGACCGCGTCGACGTGCTCCTCGCGGACCACCGGGTCGTCCTCGTCCGGATCGGGGTTCGCGAAGTCGGCCTGGAGGACGTGGAGGTGGTTCTGGCAGGACGCCAGGTAGTCGTCGAGGTCGTCGACGCCCGTCGGCCGCGCGGTTCCCACGACGGCGTTCAGTTCGTCGACGGTGCCGTAGGCCTCGATGCGCGGACTGGCCTTGGAGATGCGGTCCATGTTCCGGAGGTCCGTCTCGCCGCTGTCCCCGCGGCGCGTGTAGATCTTCACGCCAGCGTCACCTCGACGTAGTCGAGGATGTTCTCGCTCTCGGCCATCGTCACGCCGTGGTCCTCGTCGACGAGCACCGGCACCCCGCGCTGACCGCTCACGCGCTTGACCTCGTTCCGCTCGGAGTGCAGCGCCTCGACCCACTTCGTCTCGTAGTCGAGGCCGTGTTCGTCGAGAGCGTCCGAGACCGTCTCGCAATACGGACAGCCGTCGAGGGCGTACAGGGTCAGAGCCATACCCGACGTTGACGCGGCGCCACCAAGAAGGTGGCCCCGAACACTCTTCGTCCGCGCCCGCCTGTGGCCGCCCATGGCAGACAGTCTCTTCGAGACGACGTTCCGCGTCGGCGAGGTCGTCGCCGCCGAACCGTTCGAGGAAGCCCGGAAACCCGAACTCGCGAAACTCCAGGTAGACCTCGGCGACGAGGTCGTCGACTCGGCCGCCCAGACTGGCTACAACTACGCGCCGGACGAACTGGTCGGCCGACAGGTGCTCTGTGCCACGGACCTCGGAACCGTCAACATCGCGGGCTACGAGTCCGAAGTGCTCACGGTCGGCGTCCCCGACGAGGACGGCAACCCCGTGCTCGTCGCGCCCGACGAGGACGTACCGCTCGGCGGCGAACTCTACTGAGGCTCCTCGGGGGCCTGCCGACGCTCGCCGTCGCGGCCCGCCGATGGTGTAGGGGCGACGTAGGAGAGTCGCGGCTTCGCGTCCTCGGGGAGCACGTCGTGGTCCGCTAGAAGCGCTCGAACGCCGTCGGGGCCACCGAAATCCCCCCTGTACCAGAGGAACACGCGAGGGACGCGCGCGACGTCCGAGCCGTCGTCGTACACGACGGTGGCGTCGAGGTACCGCGCAGTCACGTCCGCCAGGTCCTCGTCCACGTTCGCCGCTCTGAAGCTCGGAACCAGTCGCGGTGCCCGCCGGGCCGCCAGCACGGCGAAGTGGATTCGCGGGTCGAGGTCGTCGAGTCGGTGGCGGCGCGCGAACTGCCCCGGGAGCGGATCGGGGAGGTAGCCGAAGCCGTACTTCCAGCGGCCGGCCCGCAACAGCTTGTGAGCGACGTGGTCCGCGTCGAGTCGCGTGCCGGCGACGAGACAGGAGTCTCTCGGCGCTCTGTCGCGGGACCGCTCGGCGAGCGCACCGTGGACGTTCAACCAGAACGCTTTCGCCGCGGGCGCGTCCTCCCTCAGCCGGTCGAGGACGCGCTCCTCGAGGGCCGCCAGCGAGTCGAACAGTCTTGCGGCGTCGCTACTGTTGTGGACGGCGTGGCGCAGCCGACGCGACGCCGCTGTCAGGTCCCGGGCTGCCGTGGTGTCTGCGTTCGGCGCGAACATCTGGGGGATTCACACGGCTGTGTTCCGTGGTATTCTGTACCACAAAATCCGGCACACAACTACATACGTCTGACGGCGACCCGGAGAACCGCCGGCGTTCCAGATCGCCAGAACAGCCCGGCTACGACTACATCACGGGCAGTTCGGCGGTCGCAGTCCGGGAACACGGGTCGCAGGGCCCGGGTCGACCGTGGAGGCGTCCCCGACGCAGTCGCCTCAGAATCCGTCGAGCCAGGCCCGCCGGATTCGGTCGAACTCCTCGGGCGTGACGTCGTCGCGTTCGACTGCGATCTCCACGTCCTCGTCCGTGACCGTCCCACGTTCGAGAACGCGCTGGAAGACGTCGGCGACGACGGTGACGGTGTCGTCGCCGACGACCGCTCGCTGCCCGGTGGCGTCTTCGACGACGCCGTCGAACGCGAACGTGTCGCCGTCGCTGTGCTCCTGGGGGAGTTCGACCGTGTAAGAGACGGTCGGTGTGGACGACGACCGCTCGACGTCCCAGAACACGGACACGGCACCGTCGTCACGGGTCACTGCGACCGGTTCCGGGGCGACGTCGAGCGCCTCGACTTCGCCGGGGACGCGCTCGTCGAGGGACACGCGACCGTCGACGCCGTGCAGCGAGACCGACACCGGAACGGACTGGTCGGGCAGCGCGTACCGGCGCTCTATCGTCCGCGTCACGCCGCCGACGGCGGGCGTGGGTTCGTCGCCGGGGTCCGCGTCCGGTGCGCGACCGGAGAGTCGAGCCCACACCGCCAGCAGACTCGGCAGGACGAACACGCTGGCGAGGAAGGCGAACACGATGGTGAGCGCGGTGATGAGACCGAACGACTGGAGGAACGGCAGTATCGCGACCAGCAGCACGGCGAACCCAATGGCGGTCGTGGCCGCACTCGACAGCAGTGCCCCGCCGGTTCCGACGACGGTCTCCTCGAGCGCGGTCGCTACCGAGTCCGCGTCCGCCAGTTCCTGGTTGAACCGCTCGCTCACGTGGAGGCTGTAGTCCACGCCGAGGCCTATCGTCAGGCCCGTGATCATCCCGGTGACGATGTTGAACGGGATCTCCAGCAGCGCCATCGTCCCGAGCACCCAGGTCAGCGTGAACGCGACCGGGACGATAGTGACGACCCCGAGCGAGGCGCTCCGCTCGGTGAAGCGATAGGCCACAGCGAGCACGACGAGCACCGACAGGAGTGCGACGACCAGGCTCGTGACCGCCGTCTCGGCCAGCTGGTCGGCGGTGATCTGGTTGACGACGACGTCTCCGGTCGCTATCGCGGTGACGCCGTCACCGTCGACGTCGTCGGCGATCCAGGCCATCTGCTCGCGGACCGCCTCGCCCTCGACGTCGCCGTCGACGGTCACGACCATCCGGAGCGCCTCGTACGAACCGTCGTCGCTGTGGAGGACGTTCCCCGCGTCCTCGGGTGCGACCCGATAGAGTTCGTCGTAGACGGCGGACACGTTCTGGTCGGGGACGCCGTCGTCGTCGGTGTCGGCGGCCGCGAGCGTCGCGGCGAACGACTCGTTCCGGTCCGCGACGCGGTCCATCACCGTGATGGGGTCGGTGACCGCGGCTTCGCCGTCGGCGTACGTCTCCGTGGCGTCCACGCTGCTGGCGTTCGCCCGGGCCGAGTCGAGGCGGTCCAGCGTCGCCGGGTCGGTGACGTCGCCGCGGACGAGGATCGTCGCCGTCGTGTCGTGTCTCACGAAGTCCGCGTTCAGCGTGTCGATGGCCGTCTCGGCCGTGTACGTGCCCGGTGCTATCGGTTCGGGCAGGTCCTTGAGCCAGTCGGCGG contains:
- a CDS encoding MmgE/PrpD family protein yields the protein MTTTAELAEFAGDVSYDSLSSDVREELKKRVLDSLGIGVGAMGAEPVDAVGATVTEFGHGGPCRLWGREETVPPAQAAMYNTALTRYLDFMDSFLAPGETPHPSDNIASVVACGEVAEASGEELLEGIAVAYEIQGELAWNAPVRDRGFDHVTHTVISAAAGAGTVLDLSSDQLRNAIGIAGTAHNALRVTRTGGINEWKGIASANAARNAVYSVLLARNGMEGPVDLFEGQKGWKEVVSGAFEVDLDPGCEHVFDTMTKRYVAETYAQSAVEGIIELTERENLDHEDVAAIRLDTFAGAKLIIGGGEGSRYEVETKAQADHSLPYMLAAALVDREMTNTAYESQQIRREAVQSLLRKVTVEEDPELTARFEDGEMPAHVEVELTDGTVHRVEKDAFGGHPTEPMSWAQVEGKFRTMTGARYDEARQTDVVETVRNLEDYDVADLVALLE
- a CDS encoding tyrosine-type recombinase/integrase, with translation MDEPITMSNHGMNPDDIELSRMIERFLNEREDEKSEATIYNNRSHLADFNDWCAENEYTVVGDLDPFVVLDYKNHVKARVQKTTLRGYVSTMREFLRFCNRMDVLGENIVEALEFPQLGPDEGARDTMLDFEAIKEIEAFLDRFEYGQFRHVVFGLLWHTGCRMGALRALDLDDYVPASETKKGVARLKFHHRPEEGTPLKNQGGSERTVNLKPKFATLIEGYIDYHRNDVRDDYGRFPLVTTTHGRPALSTIQGQVYSLTRPCVYTGSCPHGREEAECEATEYDKAPKCPSSVSPHPLRRGSITYHLKNEGWTYEECSLRFNVSVETLKQHYDQTTQGDIADVLADRHFS
- a CDS encoding cob(I)yrinic acid a,c-diamide adenosyltransferase, yielding MKIYTRRGDSGETDLRNMDRISKASPRIEAYGTVDELNAVVGTARPTGVDDLDDYLASCQNHLHVLQADFANPDPDEDDPVVREEHVDAVEEWIDACEERLDPLQSFILPGGSESGAKLHQARAVCRRAERRAVAFADHGDGVNETAVAYLNRLSDALFVFARLANKEAGVREESPSY
- a CDS encoding glutaredoxin family protein, whose protein sequence is MALTLYALDGCPYCETVSDALDEHGLDYETKWVEALHSERNEVKRVSGQRGVPVLVDEDHGVTMAESENILDYVEVTLA
- a CDS encoding tRNA-binding protein; translation: MADSLFETTFRVGEVVAAEPFEEARKPELAKLQVDLGDEVVDSAAQTGYNYAPDELVGRQVLCATDLGTVNIAGYESEVLTVGVPDEDGNPVLVAPDEDVPLGGELY
- a CDS encoding DUF547 domain-containing protein, coding for MFAPNADTTAARDLTAASRRLRHAVHNSSDAARLFDSLAALEERVLDRLREDAPAAKAFWLNVHGALAERSRDRAPRDSCLVAGTRLDADHVAHKLLRAGRWKYGFGYLPDPLPGQFARRHRLDDLDPRIHFAVLAARRAPRLVPSFRAANVDEDLADVTARYLDATVVYDDGSDVARVPRVFLWYRGDFGGPDGVRALLADHDVLPEDAKPRLSYVAPTPSAGRDGERRQAPEEPQ